The following coding sequences lie in one Vibrio casei genomic window:
- the priA gene encoding primosomal protein N', with amino-acid sequence MQPTIAQVALPIPLDKCFDYLVPNYLFPVIGGRVSVPFGRQTLTGIVIALGNTSDFPIEQLKPIKSCLDSQPVWPKPLYQLLQWCSQFYQYPLGDTLAMALPSLLKKGKPADFASLKQWHITESGKNQLVAGFGRAHLQAKVVRMLENGPLSHQAMIEEDVSSSTLKTLQDKGWIEAVHTQPKKTSWPPNIENSQLRPQLNEEQAIAVATINNHQGFGCYLVDGVTGSGKTEVYLNLIKPVLDKGKQALVLVPEIGLTPQTINRFKRRFNVPVEVMHSALNDTERLNAWLSARDKNAGIVIGTRSALFTPFADLGIIIVDEEHDASYKQQDTLRYHARDVAVMRGHKENIPVVLGSATPALETLHNAQTGKYHYLSLSKRAGNAQAATHNVLDIKGLYLEGGLSAPLIAQMRRHLTAGNQVMLFLNRRGFSPALMCHECGWIAECKRCDAYYTFHQGSQEIRCHHCGSQKPIIHQCQGCGSTQLVSVGVGTEQLEKQLELLFPEYKTIRIDRDSTRRKGSLESALESIRKGEYQILIGTQMLAKGHHFPNVTLVGLLDVDGSLYSSDFRASERLAQLFIQVAGRAGRASKPGEVLLQTHHPEHALLQSLLHKDYQHFAKTALVERKIAQLPPFTFITLIRAEGNDNNTVEAFLRQVRHTLEANPLYDDNCLVLGPMPAPLAKRAGKFRWQLMLQVSTRTLMQRLLASSKPAVQLLPSAKKVRWSFDVEPQDLS; translated from the coding sequence ATGCAACCCACTATCGCTCAAGTTGCCTTACCTATCCCATTAGATAAGTGCTTTGACTATTTAGTTCCTAACTATCTTTTCCCTGTCATCGGTGGGCGCGTTTCGGTTCCTTTTGGCCGTCAAACATTAACTGGCATCGTCATTGCTTTGGGAAACACTTCAGACTTCCCGATCGAACAACTCAAGCCCATTAAATCCTGTTTAGATAGCCAACCTGTTTGGCCAAAACCTTTATACCAACTGTTGCAATGGTGTAGCCAATTTTATCAATATCCACTAGGAGATACTCTGGCGATGGCGTTACCCTCTTTACTCAAAAAAGGGAAACCTGCCGACTTTGCCAGCTTAAAACAATGGCATATTACCGAATCAGGAAAAAATCAATTAGTGGCGGGGTTTGGTCGAGCACACCTGCAAGCTAAAGTGGTACGAATGTTAGAAAACGGCCCGCTATCACATCAAGCCATGATCGAGGAAGACGTTAGCAGCAGCACTTTGAAAACATTGCAAGATAAAGGCTGGATTGAGGCAGTGCATACTCAACCTAAAAAAACCTCTTGGCCACCAAACATTGAGAACAGCCAGCTCAGGCCACAATTAAATGAAGAGCAAGCCATTGCCGTTGCCACGATCAACAACCATCAAGGTTTTGGCTGCTATTTAGTGGATGGTGTAACCGGTTCTGGCAAAACAGAGGTTTACTTAAACCTAATAAAACCCGTTCTAGATAAAGGAAAACAAGCGTTAGTCTTAGTACCTGAAATTGGTTTAACGCCACAAACGATTAATCGCTTTAAACGCCGCTTTAATGTGCCAGTAGAGGTCATGCATTCGGCATTAAACGATACCGAACGCCTTAATGCCTGGTTATCTGCTCGCGATAAAAATGCCGGTATTGTGATTGGTACTCGCTCGGCCCTTTTTACTCCTTTTGCCGATCTCGGTATCATCATTGTTGATGAAGAGCATGATGCCTCTTATAAGCAGCAAGATACATTGCGCTATCATGCGAGAGATGTCGCGGTTATGCGAGGCCATAAAGAAAACATTCCCGTCGTGTTAGGCTCGGCAACCCCTGCACTCGAAACGCTACACAATGCACAAACCGGGAAGTATCATTATTTAAGCTTGAGTAAACGTGCTGGAAATGCACAAGCAGCGACTCATAATGTTCTTGATATTAAAGGCTTATATCTAGAAGGTGGATTGTCAGCACCACTGATTGCGCAAATGCGTCGTCATTTAACCGCCGGCAATCAAGTCATGCTATTTTTGAATCGTCGTGGTTTTTCGCCTGCGTTGATGTGCCATGAATGCGGTTGGATTGCTGAATGTAAACGCTGTGATGCCTACTATACCTTTCATCAAGGTAGCCAAGAAATACGCTGCCATCACTGTGGTTCACAAAAACCGATTATTCATCAATGCCAAGGCTGTGGTTCCACGCAACTTGTTTCTGTCGGAGTGGGTACCGAGCAACTGGAAAAACAACTTGAACTGCTTTTTCCAGAATACAAAACCATTCGAATAGATCGTGATAGTACTCGCCGTAAAGGCAGTTTAGAGAGTGCTTTAGAGTCTATTCGCAAAGGTGAGTACCAAATTTTAATTGGCACACAAATGCTCGCTAAGGGACACCATTTCCCCAATGTGACACTCGTCGGTTTACTCGATGTGGATGGGTCATTGTACAGCAGTGATTTCCGTGCATCCGAAAGGCTCGCACAATTATTTATTCAAGTAGCAGGAAGAGCCGGGCGTGCAAGTAAACCCGGAGAAGTATTGCTGCAAACTCACCACCCCGAACACGCTTTATTGCAATCTCTATTGCATAAAGATTATCAGCATTTTGCCAAAACTGCGTTGGTAGAAAGAAAAATAGCGCAATTACCGCCTTTTACGTTCATTACACTGATTCGAGCGGAAGGCAATGACAACAATACCGTCGAAGCTTTTTTACGACAAGTTCGCCACACATTAGAAGCCAATCCTCTCTATGATGACAACTGTTTGGTATTAGGGCCAATGCCCGCACCTCTCGCCAAGCGTGCCGGAAAATTTCGCTGGCAGTTAATGTTGCAAGTTTCGACTCGAACATTAATGCAACGATTACTGGCCTCTTCAAAGCCAGCAGTCCAACTTTTACCTTCAGCTAAAAAAGTTCGCTGGTCATTCGATGTTGAACCACAAGATTTAAGCTAA
- a CDS encoding SPOR domain-containing protein, with product MANRDYVRKTPAPSKKNNNRNQRRPAQKKKSAPRAIPWKAAIIAVILLAGLIALLSMLSNDPEPTQPEISVLPIAPKPKPSNSLPPAPKEQWDYMKTLPQREIEVQAKEVVVPKIPYIMQCGAYKTSAQAEQRKANIAFQGLSSKIVKLEGSSWYRIILGTYKFKRDAVKDQHVLQRAKIEPCIIMKNTLK from the coding sequence GTGGCTAATCGAGATTACGTAAGAAAAACCCCAGCTCCTAGCAAAAAAAATAACAATAGAAATCAAAGAAGACCTGCGCAAAAAAAGAAGTCAGCACCTCGTGCGATTCCTTGGAAAGCCGCCATCATTGCGGTGATATTATTAGCAGGATTGATTGCGTTGTTATCAATGCTAAGCAATGATCCAGAACCTACTCAGCCAGAAATCAGCGTGCTCCCTATCGCGCCAAAGCCGAAGCCAAGCAACTCTTTACCGCCTGCGCCTAAAGAGCAGTGGGATTATATGAAAACACTTCCACAGCGTGAAATCGAAGTTCAAGCCAAAGAAGTCGTTGTACCTAAAATTCCATATATTATGCAATGTGGTGCTTACAAAACTTCCGCGCAAGCTGAACAACGTAAAGCTAATATCGCTTTTCAAGGTTTAAGCAGTAAAATCGTCAAGTTAGAAGGCAGTAGTTGGTATCGAATTATCCTAGGCACTTATAAGTTCAAACGTGATGCAGTAAAAGATCAACATGTACTGCAACGCGCCAAAATTGAACCTTGTATCATTATGAAAAACACGTTGAAATAA
- the cytR gene encoding DNA-binding transcriptional regulator CytR, which yields MATMKEVAQLAGVSTATVSRALMNPEKVSISTRKRVEDAVLESGYSPNSLARNLRRNESKTIIVIVPDICDPYFTEIIRGIEDTAAEYNYLVLLGDSGQQLKRESTFVNLVFTKQADGMLLLGTDIPFDVSKPEQKNLPPIVMACEYAPELELPTVHIDNLTAAFDVVNYLTQMGHKRIAEMSGPTEATLCHFRHQGYQQALRRAGIEMNPAYQAFGDFTFESGVQAATKLLSQPEPPTAIFCHNDSMAIGAIQQAKKQGFRIPQDLSIVGFDDIQFSQYCDPPLTTIAQPRYEIGKQSMLMLLEMLKGREVQAGSRLLEANLVIRNSAAPPHS from the coding sequence ATGGCGACAATGAAGGAAGTTGCCCAATTAGCTGGGGTATCAACGGCAACGGTATCAAGAGCCTTGATGAATCCGGAAAAAGTATCGATCTCGACTCGAAAGCGAGTGGAAGATGCGGTATTAGAATCGGGCTATTCCCCCAACTCATTGGCTCGTAATTTACGACGTAATGAATCCAAAACCATCATTGTTATCGTACCTGATATTTGCGATCCTTATTTTACTGAAATTATTCGTGGTATTGAAGACACCGCCGCCGAGTATAATTACCTAGTGTTACTGGGTGATAGTGGCCAACAACTCAAACGTGAAAGTACCTTTGTTAACCTCGTTTTTACCAAGCAAGCTGATGGTATGTTACTGCTTGGTACCGATATTCCGTTTGATGTTAGTAAACCCGAACAAAAAAACTTACCCCCCATTGTCATGGCTTGTGAATACGCACCAGAGCTTGAATTACCCACGGTGCATATCGATAACTTAACCGCTGCTTTTGATGTGGTTAATTATCTCACTCAGATGGGTCATAAACGCATTGCGGAAATGTCTGGCCCCACAGAGGCCACATTGTGTCACTTCCGTCACCAAGGTTACCAACAAGCACTAAGACGCGCAGGCATTGAAATGAACCCAGCTTATCAAGCCTTTGGTGATTTTACGTTTGAATCAGGCGTTCAAGCCGCCACTAAATTGCTGTCACAACCAGAGCCTCCCACTGCCATTTTTTGTCATAACGACAGCATGGCTATTGGTGCCATTCAACAGGCGAAAAAACAAGGTTTCCGTATTCCTCAAGACCTATCTATCGTCGGCTTTGATGATATTCAGTTTTCGCAATATTGCGATCCCCCTTTGACAACCATTGCACAACCAAGATATGAAATTGGCAAACAATCTATGTTAATGCTATTGGAAATGTTGAAAGGCAGAGAAGTACAGGCCGGTTCTCGTTTGTTAGAAGCCAATTTAGTCATTCGCAATAGCGCCGCACCACCTCACTCATAA